TCATTGGCGCTGGCAGCATCTTACTTGCCAACGTAGTTTTGACGGCCGGTGTCAGACTCGGCAGCCACGTAGTCGTTATGCCCAGCGTCACCTTCACTCACGATAACGAGGTGGATGACTTCGCCACGCTCACCGCTGGAGTGAGCCTCGGAGGGGATGTCAGCATTGGCCGCTGCGCCTACCTGGGCATGAACTCAAGCGTGCGCGAGGGCTGCGTACTGGGGGCGGGGGTCACCGTGGGCATGGGGGCCGTGGTTTTACAGGACATGCCCGACGACGAAACTTGGGTTGGCGTTCCGGCTCGCCGATTGCATGGCCAAGGAATACCGACGGATAAAAATTCTGAGAATGGAAAACACTGACATGGAACAAATTCCACTGGTTGATCTCCAAGCACAACAGGCAGAGATTCTCTCTGAGATCCGTCCGGAGCTGGATGAGGTTCTGAGTTCGGCAGCCTTTATTGGTGGCCCTGCCGTGGGCAGGTTCGAATCCGAATACGCGCGGTTTACGGGCACCTCACATTGCGTTGGTGTTGGCAATGGTACGGATGCGCTGGAACTGGCACTGCGGGCAGCAGGCGTGCGCGCTGGTGGAGAGGTCATCATTCCAGCGAACACCTTTGTAGCCACGGCCGAGGCCGTGGCGCGGATCGGTGCCGTTCCCGTCATTGTGGATGTGGACCCGGAGTATCTGCTCATTGATCCAAAGAAAGTGTCCCAGGCAGTCACAACTAAAACTCAAGCAATCCTGCCTGTGCACCTGTTTGGGCAGCTGGCGCCCATGGAAGAGATTCTGGCTATTGCCCAGTCCTTTGAGATTGCCGTCATCGAAGATGCGGCCCAGTCCCAAGGCGCCTCCTACGGAGGAAAAGTTTCAGGGTCCTTTGGGATCGCGGCGGCAACCAGCTTCTATCCGGGGAAGAACCTTGGTGCGGCTGGAGACGCGGGAGCTGTCACCACCAACGATCCGGATATTGCCGCGCAAATCCGCCTTTTGGGCGGGCACGGTAGCAGTGCCAAATACGTCCACGACGTGGTGGGCATGAACTCACGTCTTGACACCATCCAGGCCGTGGTTCTCAGCGCCAAGCTCAAACGGCTGGCACGGTGGAATGCGCTGCGCCGGGATGCTGCGGCTAGGTACGGTGAGTTGTTGGCGGAAGTGCCGGCAGTCACGGTGCCGCAGTCCCGACCGGGCAATACGGACGCATGGCACCTTTATGTAGTGCGGGTAGATGACAGGGACCGTGTGCTGGATGAACTTCACAGCGCGGGCATCGGCGCGGGAATTCACTACCCCACGCCGGTCCACCTGACAAAGGCCTTCTCATACCTGGGCCAAGGCGAAGGTGACTTCCCAGTGGCTGAAAGGGCTGCCGGCCGGATCCTGTCCCTGCCGCTTTTCCCGCACATCACACTAGAACAACAGCGCCGGGTCGTGCAGTCACTTGCAGAGACTCTCCGGATGCGGTGAGAGCAATGGCAATTCCTGCCCGGACCAAACAGTCAGTGTTACCCACGCCTTCCCGGGCGCTAGCACTGAGCTTGCTCAACACGGTCATTTCTAGGTTTGGCACCATCGGTATTGGGATAGTTTTGGCTCGTATGCTCGGGCCCGCCCAATTTGGCACTTATGCGATTGCGTTCGTGGCGCTGATAGCAATTCTTAGCTTTAACGAATTGGGCGTTAGCCTGGCCATAGTTCGCTGGCCCAGCGATCCGAAAGAGATCGCTGGGACAGTCACCACCATCTCGGTTCTCAGCAGTACCATCATTTTCATTGGTGCTTACGCACTGGCACCGTATTTTGCGGCAGCAATGGGTGATCCGGGCGCCACAAGCGTGGTTCGGGTTATTGCCACGT
This genomic window from Arthrobacter sp. TMP15 contains:
- a CDS encoding DegT/DnrJ/EryC1/StrS family aminotransferase, which codes for MENTDMEQIPLVDLQAQQAEILSEIRPELDEVLSSAAFIGGPAVGRFESEYARFTGTSHCVGVGNGTDALELALRAAGVRAGGEVIIPANTFVATAEAVARIGAVPVIVDVDPEYLLIDPKKVSQAVTTKTQAILPVHLFGQLAPMEEILAIAQSFEIAVIEDAAQSQGASYGGKVSGSFGIAAATSFYPGKNLGAAGDAGAVTTNDPDIAAQIRLLGGHGSSAKYVHDVVGMNSRLDTIQAVVLSAKLKRLARWNALRRDAAARYGELLAEVPAVTVPQSRPGNTDAWHLYVVRVDDRDRVLDELHSAGIGAGIHYPTPVHLTKAFSYLGQGEGDFPVAERAAGRILSLPLFPHITLEQQRRVVQSLAETLRMR
- a CDS encoding acetyltransferase, coding for MTQLILVAASGLAREVLASTRASGLFDVVGYLDDDPELAGEYIDGLPVLGRISDATAFPTASFVLCAGKGSAREKIAGALAGLGIGSVRYTSVVDRTAFVSEGSVIGAGSILLANVVLTAGVRLGSHVVVMPSVTFTHDNEVDDFATLTAGVSLGGDVSIGRCAYLGMNSSVREGCVLGAGVTVGMGAVVLQDMPDDETWVGVPARRLHGQGIPTDKNSENGKH